A section of the Brassica napus cultivar Da-Ae unplaced genomic scaffold, Da-Ae ScsIHWf_3019;HRSCAF=3806, whole genome shotgun sequence genome encodes:
- the LOC125602873 gene encoding photosystem II protein D1, producing the protein MTAILERRESESLWGRFCNWITSTENRLYIGWFGVLMIPTLLTATSVFIIAFIAAPPVDIDGIREPVSGSLLYGNNIISGAIIPTSAAIGLHFYPIWEAASVDEWLYNGGPYELIVLHFLLGVACYMGREWELSFRLGMRPWIAVAYSAPVAAATAVFLIYPIGQGSFSDGMPLGISGTFNFMIVFQAEHNILMHPFHMLGVAGVFGGSLFSAMHGSLVTSSLIRETTENESANEGYRFGQEEETYNIVAAHGYFGRLIFQYASFNNSRSLHFFLAAWPVVGIWFTALGISTMAFNLNGFNFNQSVVDSQGRVINTWADIINRANLGMEVMHERNAHNFPLDLAAVEAPSING; encoded by the coding sequence TTTAGAGAGACGCGAAAGCGAAAGCCTATGGGGTCGCTTCTGTAACTGGATAACTAGTACTGAAAACCGTCTTTACATTGGAtggtttggtgttttgatgatCCCTACCTTATTGACCGCAACTTCCGTTTTTATTATCGCATTCATTGCTGCTCCTCCAGTAGATATTGATGGTATTCGTGAACCTGTTTCTGGATCTCTTCTTTACGGAAACAATATTATTTCAGGTGCCATTATTCCTACTTCTGCAGCTATTGGTTTGCATTTTTACCCGATCTGGGAAGCTGCATCCGTTGATGAATGGCTATACAACGGTGGTCCTTATGAACTAATTGTTCTACACTTTTTACTTGGTGTAGCTTGTTATATGGGTCGTGAGTGGGAACTTAGTTTCCGTCTGGGTATGCGTCCTTGGATTGCTGTTGCATATTCAGCTCCTGTTGCAGCTGCTACTGCTGTTTTCTTGATCTACCCAATTGGTCAAGGAAGTTTTTCTGATGGTATGCCTCTAGGAATCTCTGGTACTTTCAACTTTATGATTGTATTCCAGGCTGAGCACAACATTCTTATGCACCCATTTCACATGTTAGGTGTAGCTGGTGTATTCGGCGGCTCCCTATTTAGTGCTATGCATGGTTCTTTGGTAACTTCTAGTTTGATCAGGGAAACCACAGAAAATGAATCTGCTAATGAAGGTTACAGATTcggtcaagaagaagaaacttacaACATTGTAGCTGCTCACGGTTATTTTGGCCGATTGATCTTCCAATATGCTAGTTTCAACAATTCTCGTTCTTTACATTTCTTCTTAGCGGCTTGGCCGGTAGTAGGTATTTGGTTTACTGCTTTAGGTATTAGTACTATGGCTTTCAACCTAAATGGTTTCAATTTCAACCAATCAGTAGTTGATAGTCAAGGACGTGTTATTAATACTTGGGCTGATATTATTAACCGTGCTAACCTTGGTATGGAAGTTATGCATGAACGTAATGCTCACAACTTCCCTCTAGACCTAGCTGCTGTTGAGGCTCCATCTATAAATGGATAA